The nucleotide window AGATATCGTCTAAAATTAAACTTGAAGCAATAGAGTTTGCGGTTGCCGAATCAAAAAGCAAGCCGGCAACAAGAATTTTTGAAATCGCATCACTAAAAGATCGCTGTAATGATCCAAGGCCTAATTCCCCGCTTGAAAAATCGTCTTTTATAGTCGAAGCAATCTCTTTGGCAAGCTCTCTTGGTATTCCGTTATTGACAAGGGCTCTTGTCAGTAAATTCTCAGCATTAGATGTTATTCCATGTACGTCTTTGGCCAATTCTTTTGCGATATTCAATGCTTCCCTTGGCGAGAGATTTAATCCTGAAGAAACTAAAGCATTGGTTAAAGAGCCTCTAATCAACTCGGTAGAAGAGAGGACCGCAGGATTGATAAAAAGGGCACCTGCAATGGCGCCGGCAGATTTTAAACTATCCTCTAAAGAATAGCCTTTCGCAACAAGAGCTTGAGCTACAGCTTTTTCAACAAGCCCCTGTCTGCCAGCGCCTGCCAGAATCAAGCCAAGCGCTGCATTGCTTGAGAAATTAGCCCCGCTTAATGCTGCAGGATTTGTTAAAGCAGCTTGTATAATACCCTCGATAAGTTTGTTTGCAACCGATTGATTAAAGCCGCCTGAAACTAGGCTTAAAGCGATAAGTCCTCTTATTGTATTTAAAACCGGATTATTTAAGCTCAAAGCTAATGAAAACGCTTCGCCATTTTTAATCATCTTAACAAAATTGTTAGCCATCCTCCAGGCTTTAGAATGAGAAACCCCTTGGGAAACTAAATCTGAAACCATAGCGCTTCTGACTTCTCTTAAAGTTGATGAAGAAGCAAGACTTTTATTTGAGAGAAGAGCATCAACTGTCTTTGAATAATTTCCGGCAAGCGCTGGCTCAAGTCCTGTCAATACCTGATTTACAGCCGCGTTTGTTAAGAAAAGTTCCCGGCTTATCAGCCCAAGAAAAAGAGATGCATCCAGGAAAGATCCGGAAAGTGAAGTCTTCGGATTTGCAGCAAGTAACGAAGCTGTAAAATCGATGGCTAAACTTTTAGCAAAAGCGGAATTGCCAATCCCGAGTAACTTTAACTGGTTTGCTAACGTGGTTGTGAACTCGCGCGCGCTTGGAAAAGGCCCTAAAGCAAGAGTGCTCGCGATTGCTTTTCCTGTTAATCGAAGAGCTGAACCTTCTTGCAACCCTTTTCCGATGAGTGCGCTTGCAATAAACGCCTGGCCTAAAGCCCCCGCCACCCGGTTATTTAAAAGAGAATTAAAGGTGGACTTGGGAAGAAGGCCGCTTAGTCCTGCAAATTGAAGCGCAAGGCCGGTTAATTGAGAAGCAAGTCCAGGCAATCCAAGGGCAATCCCTGCGCTCAAAAAGGCGCTGCTTAAGATAGAGGATTGAAGGGCTTTTGTAAGCTCCTTTGCAAGTCTTCTTTTTTGGCCGAAAGAGAGGTTCTTTAAAGCGGGATCGCTATTAATGGAATTCAAGATGGACCTACGAATGCCGCTTCTTGAAGTTGAAAATCGGATCCTTCCAAGGAAAGCTGCAGTCAGTGCCATATTCATTCCTGCCGCATTTAACCCAAGTCTTGAAAGCCGATCTCCTAGTAGGGATAAAGCGGGAAGAGTCGAGGCGAATAAAGCCGATCTTGCAAGAAGCGCTATAGATGAAAGTTGAAGAGCTGCTTCAAAGCCCTTGGAAATATTTTGTCCAAGACCAAGAGAAATGGAGTTTAATAAAGCGGAAGAGAGAACCCGTCTCATAATGGATTCAACAAAAGGAGAACCCATTGGAAATTGAGATTTGCCGCTAAGATCCGCTCCAAGCGCCCCCGTTGCAAGCTGCATTAACATGATGCTTGGCAAGCTTTGAAGGAGTTTACGAAGAGTAAAGCGCTCAAACCCATTTAAGGAAAGACTCACATCTAGAGTTCTTGTATACTCGCGGATAAAACCTATGACCGAGTCATGAACCGGCCAGTAGAATTGTCTCATCAAGTCAGCAGTTGATGTACTCGGCATTTTAATTAAATCCGGAGGTTTTGCTAGCAGCTGAGGCAAAGCCACCGATTGGCCAAGAACCGCTTCTTGAAGAACCCCTCCTTGATAGGGTTTTGCTTTCTCGAGAAGAGGGAGAGAGGGCATCCCGGCTGTTGACCGACTAGAATTCAGGTCCTGAATTCTAGCATTATTAGAGTCTATTTCCGCATTAAAGAGAGCCACTGCATTATTATAGGCGTCCACTTCGCCTTGCCTTGCCTGTCGAAACTGATCATAGTTATTTTTTGCAAGTTCAAGTTTTGCGGCATTCTGATAATCAGGACTATCAGGATTATTAAAATTAGCGACGGCTTGATTATAATCTTTAGCAGCCTGTTTTGCGGCAGCTTGCCCTTGATAAACGACTTGGCTTAACTGATTGATTGCGTCGATTTGGCTGTTTAATGTGCTGGAAATATCCTTCATGCTTTGGCCAATATCAAAAATTCTTGAACCAAGCATTTTCAGAAGTTGCAGTTCGTAGGAAATCCTGAAAGAGACGCCTTTATTAAAGATAGTATCCTTAATTTCGCTTTCTTCTTGAGTCTCTTTAGCCTTATCAAGAATAGTCTGAACAATCTTTGAAAACTCGGCAATCGAGATAGGGCCGTCATTAAAACCTGCCGAACTTGTCGCTATGCTTCCGGCTTGCCAGGGGCTTATCGTATCACTTGTTATCGAGGGAGTCACTTGTGTCACTGGCGGTGTGTCGCTCGGCTGCCCGGAGATCGGTATATTAGTCGGAGATGGACCGCTTTCTTTACCGAATTGAAAAGGCGATCCCTGATTAAAATTAAGCATTCTGAACGCTCCTTATTTCACTATCGAAGATTCGTTCAATCAGCCTTTTTATTCACTTAAAGTCATCACTTTTCACTTGGGCTTAAATAAAAAGGCTTGTGAATTATTCCTTTTTTTCAAAAAGCGTTAAGATTTCCTCTTTTAAAAGAAAAAAATATCTCGAGATGAGAGAAAATCCTCTATTTTTATTATACAGACTTTATTGTTAAAATTCATCCAATTAACGCCTAATTTCTGTGATAACACCCCCTTTTTGATTGAATAAATTTTAAAAAATTTATAAAATCTTTTTATCTTTCACGATTTTTTTTCAAAAAAGACAAAAAACATTTCCATTGTCAAAAATTAATTATTTCTAGGTGAAACATGCCTCTACCTCAAAAAATACGTAATGTTGCCATTATTGCTCACATTGACCACGGCAAAACGACATTATTAGACAGCCTTCTTAATCAGTCCAAACTCTTCCGTGATAACCAAGACATGGGTGAGAGAATGATGGATTCCTACGACCAAGAAAAAGAGCGAGGCATCACCATCTTCGCAAAACACACCTCTCTTCCCTTCGATGATTATAAAATCAATATCATCGATACCCCTGGACACGCGGACTTTTCCGGTGAAGTCGAGAGGATTTTAGGGATGGTCAATTCCGTCCTTTTACTTGTTGATGCGCAAGAAGGCCCCATGCCGCAGACCCGATTTGTCTTGTCAAAAGCCTTGCAAATGGGATTAAGGCCGATTGTTGTTGTTAACAAAGTAGACAGGCCTCACGCAGACCCGGATAGGGTATTAAATGAAACTTTTGATCTTTTTACAGAGCTTGGCGCAACCGATGAGCAACTAGACTTTAAATTCTGTTATGCCTCGGGCCTTACCGGCTTTGCTAAAAAGCACCTGGAAGATGCGTCAATAGATATGAGGCCTCTTTTTGAACTGATTGTAGAAGCAGTTCCGGCGCCTCAAGGTGACCCCTCACATCCCTTTTTAATGCAAGCTTTAACCATCAGTTATGATGATTTCGTTGGAAGACAAGCCTGCGGTAGAATTCTTGATGGAACTGTAAAAAAAGGGCAGAATCTTGCTTTGACAAATGTTTCCGGAAAACCTATTTTCTTTTCAGTGACCCGCATACAGAGCCATCTTGGCCTTAATAAGGTAGAACTTGATGAAGCTTCAGCCGGCGATATTGTGATTATCTCCGGAATGCCGGATGTAACAATCGGCGACACTCTATCCGATGCAAAAGAGGTGGTTCAGCTCCCCCCGATCAATATCGGAGAGCCTACTTTATCTGTTGAAATATCAGTTAATAATAGCCCCTTTGTCGGAAAAAGCGGAAAGAACGTGACCATGAATAAGATTCGTGACCGTTTAGAAAAAGAAAAGAAGGCTAATATCTCCTTGAAAATTGAAACGGACGCGAATGACAACGATCGCATAACTGTCTCAGGCAGAGGCGAATTACACCTTGCTGTTTTAATTGAAGCCATGAGACGTGAAAGTTTTGAATTTAGCGTCTCAAAACCTCGCGTGATTACACAAGAAATTGACGGGGTTAAGCATGAGCCGATTGAAAAGGTTTACGTAGAAGTGCCTGAAGTTTATTCAGGCCAAGTCATCGAGGAGCTCTCCCGTAAAAAAGGAGAGATGCAGCATCTTAGCACAACCGAGCATGGCATCACAAAAATGGAGTTTCTAATTCCGACAAGAGGTTTGATGGGCTACCGGAATGACTTTTTAACGGTAACAAGAGGTCTTGGCATCTTAACTTCAATTTTCGAAGGTTATGCTCCTTGGAAAGGCCCGCTAAAGGGACGTCTTAGAGGAGTTATGATTTCAGGCTGCGCCGGCAAAACAAACGGCTTCGCCTGCTTTAACTTGCAAGAGAGAGGCACCCTCTTTGTAAAACCTGGCGATGAAGTCTATGAAGGCATGATAGTCGGTGAAAATAGCCGGGATAATGACCTAATTGTCAACGTGACAAAAGCAAAGCAGCTTACTAACGTTCGAGCTTCAGGTTCTGATGAAAACATTATTTTAACCCCGCCTCTTCAAATGACTTTAGAGCAAGCCATCAACTACATTGAAGATGATGAATTAGTTGAGGTCACCCCCTCTGAAATCCGTTTAAGAAAACGAGTCTTAAATGAAACGGATAGAAAGCGAAAAGAGCGCGGTCTATAATACTTCTTTAAGCCTTAACCCTTGAGGGTTAAGGCTTATTTAAACGATCCCAGACTTCTGTTAGAAGAATTTTATGGACATTAATATCGCTTTTTTTTGCGTTCTCAAGTCCTTTTAAGCGCATCTCATCAGGATAGGGCTTTGATAAAATTTCAGGCAGCTCCTCCACTGTTTTAAATAAGAAGCCTGCTCCTCCAAGATAGTCTAAAAGAGCTTCCTTTCGCCCGGGCATTTCCTGCAAGCAAACTCCAATCCCCGAGCTTTGCGCTTCAGCAACCGCCATGGGAAGACCGATCGTATTTAAGGAGGGATCCCCTGTATATACTAGCCAGTCGTGGGCTCTATAAACAGCCGGCATTTCCCGATATTCAACAGAAGTGATCGTTTTTACAGGACGGCCTTTGGACTCGTTATATGCTACAAGTTTGTCTTTTTCATAACCCATGACATACAAATTGAATTCATTGCCGCTCCCTTGCATAAGGCTTGCCAAATCTATAAAACCCTTATAATTTTTTTTATCCAGGGCGGCCCCGACATTCATGATTTTATGCTTGGTTGCAGGTTTCTCGGGATTATAAAAAATTTTGCAGTTAACTACAGGCCAAGAAGAAAAAAGCTTGTCTTCCGGGATGCCAAGATTTAAAAGGCGCTCTTTAAAGTCAGGAAAGCAAAGGACGCGAAGACAATAAGGAGAATGTGTGATCTTAGCTAGATAGGCTAGTTTTTCTTGCTTGGGCTTTAAGATATCGAAAGAGTGGGTTCTTAAAGTATAGGGAACTCTAAGCTGTCTTGCCATGCCTTCAAGAACTTCAATTTGATGAAAATAATGCGAATGCATGATATGAGGCTTAAAAGCTAAAGCTTTTGCCAGAAACTGGTCGGGACGTTCGATAAACTCGTAAGGGTGAGGGTCTTTTCTTAAAAGGTTTGGCCTCTTCCAAGTTAAAATCTTGATGTCATAGTCGTTTTTAAGACTTTCAACCTCTTCATGGACATAAGTTTGCGATAACTGGGGGTATTCCTGAATCAGATAAAGCACGCGCAGCTTTTCGTCTTTTTTAGAAGGTTCCATGCCGAATCCTTTTTCTTAAGAAAAAATCAAAAGCCGGATAATTTGTCAACGGGGGTGGCAATCAGGAGCTTAGTAACTCTTGTAGCTTTTTGAGCGTATTTAGACCCCCTGTCAACTGTATTGAGCTAGTTGAAGAAGGCTTATTTAAGGCTTCGAGTATTAAACTTTTTAATCTCTCTTCACTTAAGTCATTTGCAAGAACTTCTGAAACAAGGCCTTTTGCTTTTAATTTTCTCACTCTTTCAATCTGGTCATCTTGACTTGGATGCGGATAAACAAGGGCTTTGACTCTTGTTTGGAGAACATCGCTTATGGTTCCAGCTCCCCCGAAACTAATCGATAGGGCGCTTTCTTTTAATTTATCAATA belongs to Criblamydia sequanensis CRIB-18 and includes:
- the typA gene encoding translational GTPase TypA, producing MPLPQKIRNVAIIAHIDHGKTTLLDSLLNQSKLFRDNQDMGERMMDSYDQEKERGITIFAKHTSLPFDDYKINIIDTPGHADFSGEVERILGMVNSVLLLVDAQEGPMPQTRFVLSKALQMGLRPIVVVNKVDRPHADPDRVLNETFDLFTELGATDEQLDFKFCYASGLTGFAKKHLEDASIDMRPLFELIVEAVPAPQGDPSHPFLMQALTISYDDFVGRQACGRILDGTVKKGQNLALTNVSGKPIFFSVTRIQSHLGLNKVELDEASAGDIVIISGMPDVTIGDTLSDAKEVVQLPPINIGEPTLSVEISVNNSPFVGKSGKNVTMNKIRDRLEKEKKANISLKIETDANDNDRITVSGRGELHLAVLIEAMRRESFEFSVSKPRVITQEIDGVKHEPIEKVYVEVPEVYSGQVIEELSRKKGEMQHLSTTEHGITKMEFLIPTRGLMGYRNDFLTVTRGLGILTSIFEGYAPWKGPLKGRLRGVMISGCAGKTNGFACFNLQERGTLFVKPGDEVYEGMIVGENSRDNDLIVNVTKAKQLTNVRASGSDENIILTPPLQMTLEQAINYIEDDELVEVTPSEIRLRKRVLNETDRKRKERGL
- a CDS encoding glycosyltransferase, encoding MEPSKKDEKLRVLYLIQEYPQLSQTYVHEEVESLKNDYDIKILTWKRPNLLRKDPHPYEFIERPDQFLAKALAFKPHIMHSHYFHQIEVLEGMARQLRVPYTLRTHSFDILKPKQEKLAYLAKITHSPYCLRVLCFPDFKERLLNLGIPEDKLFSSWPVVNCKIFYNPEKPATKHKIMNVGAALDKKNYKGFIDLASLMQGSGNEFNLYVMGYEKDKLVAYNESKGRPVKTITSVEYREMPAVYRAHDWLVYTGDPSLNTIGLPMAVAEAQSSGIGVCLQEMPGRKEALLDYLGGAGFLFKTVEELPEILSKPYPDEMRLKGLENAKKSDINVHKILLTEVWDRLNKP